The following proteins are encoded in a genomic region of Paenibacillus sp. FSL H3-0469:
- a CDS encoding YfbR-like 5'-deoxynucleotidase: MGIHKYFRSLNELERIIRCPGKFKFEEHSVAAHSWKVVQYAKTLADIEEKHGAVIDWKKLYEITSSHDYGEIFIGDIKTPVKHSSLQLRSLIQQVEEGMIDNFIKEHIPDEFKSIFYQQLREGKDESLEGLILEVADKMDQVYEAFAELQRGNTEKEFVVMYRNALIKIKHIDLKCVEYFLAEILPDMVNEETLSPIDIKRITEEALAL; the protein is encoded by the coding sequence ATGGGAATTCACAAGTATTTTCGCTCACTGAATGAGCTGGAGCGCATCATCCGCTGTCCGGGAAAATTCAAATTCGAGGAGCACAGCGTTGCGGCCCATTCCTGGAAGGTCGTGCAATACGCGAAGACGCTGGCGGATATTGAAGAGAAGCACGGGGCGGTGATCGACTGGAAGAAGCTGTACGAGATTACGAGCAGCCATGATTATGGAGAGATTTTTATCGGGGATATCAAAACGCCGGTGAAGCACTCCTCGCTCCAGCTCAGGTCACTGATCCAGCAGGTGGAGGAGGGCATGATCGACAACTTCATCAAGGAGCATATTCCGGATGAGTTCAAAAGCATCTTCTACCAGCAGCTGCGCGAGGGTAAGGATGAGTCGCTGGAGGGACTGATTCTGGAGGTTGCGGATAAGATGGATCAGGTGTATGAAGCATTCGCCGAGCTGCAGAGAGGGAACACGGAGAAGGAATTTGTGGTGATGTACCGCAATGCGCTGATCAAGATCAAGCATATTGACCTCAAGTGCGTGGAGTACTTCCTGGCAGAAATTCTGCCGGATATGGTGAACGAGGAGACGCTGTCTCCGATTGATATTAAGAGAATTACGGAAGAGGCGCTGGCTCTGTAG
- a CDS encoding PspA/IM30 family protein: MSIFQRITTLTKAAIHEGLNKLEDPILLTGQYLRDLEDKITGAEGKQRELKAAASVLERRIYEYKVLAERSEAEAVQYMSEGNEPAARTAVMAKIRYTESEQECTAGLKETQATLASLEVQLASVKEEQKRLKAKRAELAERARKAAEAKQAAQAYSAASPAGYPGQVLNNGSASRGFERMEDKIAMQEAMAEQAGLAAAAHESSINSAVEAELERLRNRK, from the coding sequence ATGAGCATATTCCAAAGAATTACTACCCTGACCAAGGCTGCTATTCATGAAGGACTGAACAAACTGGAAGATCCAATCCTGCTGACTGGCCAATATCTGCGTGACCTGGAGGACAAAATCACTGGTGCCGAAGGCAAACAGCGTGAACTTAAGGCAGCAGCCAGTGTGCTGGAGCGCCGGATCTACGAATACAAGGTGCTTGCAGAGCGCAGTGAAGCGGAAGCAGTCCAGTACATGAGCGAAGGCAATGAACCGGCTGCCCGCACTGCGGTTATGGCTAAGATCCGTTACACGGAGAGCGAACAGGAATGCACCGCCGGCCTGAAAGAGACCCAGGCTACTCTGGCTTCCCTTGAAGTACAGCTTGCCAGTGTTAAGGAAGAACAGAAACGTCTCAAAGCCAAAAGAGCCGAGCTGGCCGAACGCGCCCGCAAGGCCGCAGAAGCCAAGCAAGCAGCCCAAGCTTACAGCGCTGCTTCTCCGGCAGGCTATCCCGGCCAGGTGTTGAACAATGGTTCTGCCTCACGCGGATTCGAACGGATGGAGGACAAAATCGCCATGCAGGAAGCAATGGCCGAGCAGGCCGGGCTGGCCGCAGCGGCTCATGAATCTTCCATCAATAGCGCGGTGGAAGCCGAGCTGGAACGCCTCCGTAACCGGAAGTAA
- a CDS encoding ATP-binding protein yields the protein MTIKRRLFISNILMIVIPVCISLFIAFVSVSLLFKVSKHDKQSPFYTGYDDLIQLSAKLLNNEGAQKQAELSRQIEEILKPEDMSLAVYDSGTRLIGFNFKETPETEKLLQTVRAMDGQGFASTSNKEVFAEQIRIKGSTYTVSIIGPAYDSTDGQVTPAMVTFLILVTLGIISAVFVTNQFLTRFVFKRIKQPLDTLADGVHQIRDGNLDVRIQYGNKDEFTPVCEDFNDMAIRLKESQRLIQRQEESRKELLAGISHDLRSPLTSVRAYSEGLLDGVAATPESQKKYITMIKTKAEDIDRMVNKIFLFSKMDLGDYPYEPEMLEVNQELLSLIKAMAEEYRDKGLDVVIAGLAADVHIFADPAQLSSMVFNILENSWKYKLKERVQVTIRTEVQGSNVFIYLEDNGPGVPENALDKLFDVFYRSDPSRNNPTKGSGLGLAITAKAVSRMGGSIHAEPSTAGGLCIIITLPVLDKGALL from the coding sequence ATGACCATTAAGCGGCGCTTATTCATCTCAAATATCCTGATGATTGTAATCCCCGTCTGTATTTCCTTGTTCATTGCTTTTGTTAGCGTGTCCCTCCTGTTCAAGGTATCGAAGCATGATAAGCAGAGCCCGTTCTATACCGGCTACGATGATCTGATTCAGTTGTCCGCGAAGCTGCTGAACAACGAGGGGGCGCAGAAGCAGGCTGAGCTAAGCCGCCAGATCGAAGAGATATTGAAACCGGAGGACATGAGTCTGGCGGTTTACGATTCCGGGACAAGGCTGATCGGCTTCAATTTTAAGGAGACCCCGGAGACAGAGAAGCTGCTGCAGACCGTCAGGGCCATGGATGGACAAGGGTTCGCTTCTACCTCGAACAAAGAGGTCTTTGCTGAACAGATCCGTATTAAGGGCAGCACTTATACTGTCAGCATTATCGGCCCGGCCTATGATTCTACGGACGGACAAGTGACTCCGGCTATGGTTACATTTCTTATTCTGGTTACCTTGGGGATCATCTCTGCTGTTTTTGTAACCAATCAATTTCTTACCCGGTTTGTGTTCAAGCGGATTAAGCAGCCGCTGGACACGCTGGCAGACGGGGTGCATCAGATCCGGGACGGCAATCTGGATGTCAGAATTCAGTACGGGAACAAGGATGAATTCACTCCAGTCTGTGAGGATTTCAATGACATGGCTATACGCCTCAAAGAATCCCAGCGCCTGATCCAGAGGCAGGAGGAGAGCCGCAAGGAGCTGCTTGCCGGGATATCGCATGATCTCCGTTCCCCGCTGACCTCTGTCCGGGCGTACTCGGAAGGGCTTCTGGATGGGGTGGCCGCTACCCCTGAATCCCAGAAGAAATATATCACCATGATCAAGACCAAGGCGGAGGATATTGACCGGATGGTGAACAAGATCTTTCTTTTCTCCAAAATGGACCTGGGCGATTATCCATACGAGCCCGAGATGCTGGAGGTCAATCAGGAGCTGCTCTCCCTAATTAAAGCTATGGCCGAAGAGTACCGGGACAAAGGGCTGGACGTAGTCATTGCGGGACTTGCTGCGGATGTGCATATCTTCGCCGATCCGGCGCAGCTCAGCAGCATGGTATTCAACATTCTGGAGAACAGCTGGAAGTACAAGCTTAAGGAGCGTGTCCAGGTAACCATCCGTACCGAAGTACAGGGAAGCAATGTGTTCATCTATCTGGAAGATAACGGACCCGGCGTGCCGGAGAATGCACTCGATAAGCTGTTTGATGTGTTCTACCGCAGCGATCCTTCGCGCAATAACCCGACTAAAGGCAGCGGCTTGGGGCTTGCAATCACAGCCAAAGCTGTCAGCCGGATGGGCGGAAGTATTCACGCAGAGCCCTCCACGGCAGGGGGCTTGTGCATCATTATCACACTGCCAGTGCTGGATAAAGGGGCCTTGCTATGA
- a CDS encoding PspC domain-containing protein, producing the protein MNKKLTRSVTDKKLTGLCGGLARYFKVDATLVRLIVAIATIFSFGTVVFLYIIGSLIVPQESYGGFGDGFNNY; encoded by the coding sequence ATGAATAAAAAATTAACCCGCTCCGTAACAGACAAGAAACTCACAGGTTTATGCGGAGGACTGGCGCGCTATTTCAAAGTGGATGCGACCCTTGTAAGATTGATTGTTGCTATCGCTACGATATTCAGCTTCGGCACTGTAGTTTTTCTCTATATCATCGGCAGCCTTATTGTTCCCCAGGAATCCTACGGCGGATTCGGTGACGGCTTTAACAACTACTAA
- a CDS encoding response regulator transcription factor produces the protein MTKVLIIEDDSAIAAIERDYLEINDFTVEVAEDGITGLELALTGEFQLILLDLMLPGEDGFSVCRKLRSRLDIPILMVTAKQEDIDKIRGLGLGADDYIVKPFSPGELVARVKSNLAQYARLKGMSGGSTESSRIESGPFIIHTLSHRAYLHGRELELKKKEFDLLHFLIVNADIVFSRDSLYERIWGFDAMGDNATVAVHINRLRDKIEQDPGNPKYIQTVWGAGYRFQV, from the coding sequence ATGACCAAAGTATTAATCATTGAAGATGATAGTGCAATTGCAGCGATCGAGCGGGATTATCTGGAAATTAATGATTTCACGGTGGAGGTTGCCGAGGATGGCATCACCGGGCTTGAGCTGGCGCTAACAGGGGAATTCCAGCTTATTCTACTCGATCTGATGCTGCCAGGGGAAGACGGATTCTCGGTGTGCCGCAAGCTGCGGAGCCGGCTCGACATTCCTATCCTTATGGTCACGGCCAAGCAGGAAGACATCGACAAGATCCGGGGCCTGGGGCTTGGGGCCGATGATTATATCGTCAAGCCTTTTTCACCAGGTGAACTAGTGGCCCGGGTCAAATCCAATCTGGCTCAGTATGCCCGACTTAAGGGCATGAGCGGCGGCAGTACAGAGAGCAGCCGGATCGAGAGCGGTCCGTTCATCATCCATACTTTATCCCACAGAGCCTATCTGCACGGCCGGGAACTGGAGCTGAAGAAGAAGGAATTCGACCTGCTGCACTTCCTGATTGTCAATGCGGATATCGTCTTCAGCCGGGATTCTCTGTACGAACGGATCTGGGGCTTCGATGCCATGGGGGATAACGCCACTGTAGCCGTCCATATCAACAGGCTGCGCGACAAGATCGAGCAGGACCCCGGCAACCCGAAATACATTCAGACCGTATGGGGAGCGGGATATCGTTTTCAGGTGTAG
- a CDS encoding LLM class flavin-dependent oxidoreductase, translating into MTKSRQLKLGALLHGVGGSTSMWRHPDAKPDASVNFELYKEWVRKAEEGKLDLIFIADGLFINEKSIPHFLNRFEPLTILSALAAVSSRIGLVGTLSTSYSEPFTVARQFGSLDVISGGRAGWNVVTSPLEGSALNYSKKEHPDHGKRYRIAAEYLEVARGLWDSWEDDAFVRNKETGVFFDKDKLHTLDHQGEFFSVKGPLNIARSKQGQPVIFQAGSSEVGKDYASSVADAIFTGHDTLESAQAFYKDVKTRVASFGRNPDEVLIFPGIAPILGATPEEAERKYQEVAGLVTIENALNYLGRFFEHHDFSQYPLDEPFPDLGDLGRNSFQSGTDKIKKDAKEQGLTLRQVALQSATPRSSFIGTPEQVADQLQAWFEGGAADGFMLAAAVPHGLEEFVDQVVPILQERGLFRTEYESDTLRGNLGLPIPQNRYAKASEPAGQV; encoded by the coding sequence ATGACGAAATCAAGACAGTTGAAGCTGGGAGCTCTATTGCACGGAGTGGGAGGAAGCACCTCCATGTGGCGCCATCCTGATGCGAAGCCCGATGCCAGTGTGAACTTTGAGCTATATAAGGAGTGGGTACGCAAGGCAGAGGAAGGCAAGCTGGACCTGATCTTCATTGCCGACGGTCTGTTCATCAATGAGAAGTCAATCCCGCACTTCCTGAACCGCTTCGAGCCGCTGACGATTCTTAGCGCATTGGCAGCGGTCAGCAGCCGGATTGGTCTGGTCGGGACCTTGTCTACCTCTTACAGTGAACCGTTCACGGTAGCCCGCCAATTCGGCTCGCTCGATGTGATTAGCGGCGGACGGGCCGGCTGGAATGTGGTGACTTCACCGCTCGAAGGCTCTGCACTGAATTACAGCAAGAAGGAGCATCCCGATCATGGCAAGCGGTACCGCATTGCCGCCGAATATCTGGAGGTGGCACGCGGGCTGTGGGATTCCTGGGAGGATGATGCTTTTGTGCGGAACAAGGAGACAGGTGTCTTCTTCGATAAAGATAAGCTGCACACGCTTGATCACCAGGGGGAATTCTTCTCGGTAAAGGGACCGCTCAATATCGCCCGCTCGAAGCAGGGACAGCCGGTGATTTTCCAGGCAGGCTCCTCGGAGGTCGGCAAGGATTATGCCTCAAGTGTGGCAGATGCCATCTTCACCGGCCATGATACTCTGGAATCGGCGCAGGCATTCTATAAGGATGTAAAAACCCGTGTAGCATCCTTCGGGCGCAATCCCGATGAAGTGTTAATCTTCCCGGGGATAGCACCGATTCTCGGGGCCACCCCGGAGGAGGCGGAGCGCAAATACCAGGAGGTTGCCGGACTGGTAACGATCGAGAATGCGCTGAACTATCTGGGCCGCTTCTTCGAGCATCATGACTTCTCGCAGTATCCGCTGGATGAGCCGTTCCCGGATCTGGGCGATCTGGGCCGAAATAGCTTCCAGAGCGGAACAGATAAGATTAAGAAGGACGCCAAAGAGCAGGGCTTAACCCTGCGGCAGGTCGCCTTACAGTCGGCTACACCGCGCAGCAGCTTCATCGGTACGCCGGAGCAGGTGGCCGATCAGCTTCAGGCCTGGTTCGAGGGCGGAGCCGCCGACGGCTTCATGCTGGCCGCCGCCGTACCGCACGGCCTGGAGGAATTCGTGGATCAGGTGGTTCCGATTCTACAGGAGCGCGGACTGTTCCGTACCGAATATGAGAGCGATACGCTGCGGGGCAATCTCGGCTTGCCGATTCCGCAGAACCGTTATGCCAAGGCTTCTGAACCGGCGGGACAGGTGTGA
- a CDS encoding CPBP family intramembrane glutamic endopeptidase has protein sequence MPLLKLCVIAVLLSFSYRIFERVLGVISKPQERYTIYYWGAAMIGGSLLWSNGYTFNAPQDVMRVLPLFLIILLVNLIISRSSGYNPAGTYNTVNFVLCFPIFEEIAFRGLVLPILAQHPGLGQLHATGIIDISGAILLTAFLFAVSHLQYYRLNRESVRFMLFALSGGIFFGLFAQVTESLLLTVPLHIAFNTSAVWVQKKSHSSSTEPAPLP, from the coding sequence ATGCCCTTGCTGAAATTATGTGTTATCGCTGTACTGCTGTCTTTTTCATACAGAATCTTCGAGAGGGTACTCGGGGTTATCTCTAAACCGCAAGAACGGTATACGATTTATTATTGGGGAGCTGCCATGATTGGAGGAAGTCTTCTCTGGAGCAACGGTTACACCTTCAACGCTCCACAAGATGTAATGAGGGTGCTTCCGCTGTTCCTTATCATACTGCTTGTGAATCTGATCATCTCCCGATCCTCCGGCTATAATCCAGCAGGCACTTATAATACAGTCAACTTCGTGCTGTGCTTCCCGATCTTTGAAGAGATTGCTTTCCGGGGGCTGGTTCTGCCCATTCTCGCGCAGCATCCGGGTCTTGGGCAACTCCATGCCACGGGAATCATCGATATCAGCGGCGCTATTCTCCTTACAGCCTTCCTGTTCGCTGTGTCGCATTTGCAGTATTACCGGCTGAACCGCGAGAGTGTCCGGTTTATGCTGTTCGCGCTGAGCGGAGGGATCTTCTTCGGGCTGTTCGCGCAGGTTACGGAGTCGCTCTTGCTGACGGTTCCGCTGCATATTGCTTTTAATACATCTGCTGTATGGGTTCAAAAAAAGAGCCACAGCTCATCTACAGAGCCAGCGCCTCTTCCGTAA